CTTGATGTCTCTTCAGCACTCCCTTGCCTCTCTCTGTTGTCCTTTCAGAATCATGGAATCATGCAATCTCCCATTTGGAATAGGGATGGCTTACAAAGCCATCTAGTccaggaattattatttttttcatttacagacCCCTTTGCAACCTGTGAACCCCTTTTCTGAATGTTTCTTCAGTGCATAAAATAAGTTActtaggattgcaaaggaaaccaattatattgaaatatagatgTAACTTTACCCCAGTCCAAAATTATGATCATAGACCTTCTAAAATCTGTTGACAGATTACTTTTGAATCTCTGAACCCAGGTAATTTTCCCTGATCTAATCCATTCCATACCTAAACCTTAAATATTCTCTGCAACATATTACACGTATTCAGATAGGATCCATTTGATAATCTCCAGTGACAGGAGAACTAGTCTCTTCTTGAGACACATTTAACTTTTGGACAGTCTTAATTGTTAGAAAATATCTCCTTATTTCAAGCCTCATTATGCCTCTCTGCCTCATGCACCCATTGCTACTGATTGTGCCCTCTgaggagaagcaaaataaatatatttccccaaataaaaatgacatcCTCATTTCTCTATTACACATTGTCTTACTAACTTCATTAGCATGCTAGAACTTtgattttaatgaaagaaaaattaattagtgTTGGTCCTTTCAGGCCTGGCTGTTGTGCAAAGCATGGTCTTGCAGAGGCTTACAAAACTTCAATTGATTTTCCTGATGAAACTTTGTCCTTCATCAAATCACATCCATTGATGGACTCTGCTGTCCCGTCCATCATTGAGGAGCCCTGGTTCACAAAGACTCGAGTCAGGTAGGCTTGCTCATGAAATGACCCTTGGATCTACTACGGCCTTTGTCTGTTGGCTCAGCACTCAACTTGACCAcatcattttccttctccttggGTAGGTATAGGTTGACTTCCATTGCAGTTGATCATTCAGCTGGTCCACACCAAAACTACACAGTCATCTTCCTTGGCTCAGAAGCTGGAGTAGTACTTAAGATCCTGGCAAAGACTAGTCCTTTTTCCTTGAATGACAGTGTGTTACTGGAAGAAATTGATGCTTTCAACCATGCAAAGTAAGTATATTTTACAAGAACTCTCTTCCAGTACTACCCCAATATTTTCAGGGCTTTCCCTCTAAGTTCCTCCTGGGGATTCTGAAGCGGATAgattcataagttcaaatctggccttagacatttactttttatttgtgggattctgggtaagtcacctaaccctgtttgcctcagtttcctcatctgtaaaatgaattggaaaaggaaatagccaaTCCCTTCAGGTTCTttaccaaaacaacaacaacaacaacaacaaaacccaaatgggatctcATAGAGTTGAGTGAATAAAGCAATCTATCTTCCTTGACCTCTAAAGTAGTCATGGTTTGGTATGGGAGTATTTTTCAACAAAAATGACCCCAGATTTGTCAGTAAGGTGAACTACTGAGCAGGCTAAAAATGCATCCACTCTTGCTTTCACCCAACACCACTCCTGTTATATTGCGGAGATATTTTAGGATGCCACATGCTAGCCTACAattacaagtggaaaaaaaaagaatttttacacATCTGTTTTAGTGTTTTCTTTAACTCCTCATGAAATATGATCCTTTGAATCACCAGAATAAAAGAGttggataaaattattgtaaAGGATGCTTTTACTATAGCAGAGtggggattcaaatccagatccatTATTCTTTGTCTTGtcatattgcttcccttccaagaTGGAGGTAATAAATGTATTGGAGTATAAATTCCCTTTCTTGTTTCCTGTAAAAGTCATGTTTCTCTATTGTACATTACCTAACACAAAAATTGACAATCTTTAAGAACTTTTTAGCCCACTTTAAATTTGATCAGGCTTATGACATCTATtatcattacacacacacacacacacacacacacacacacacacacagtctttgaaattcttgaggggaaaaaaacagcaaaattatcTGATCCTGAGACCAAGTTGACAATACAGATGAGATCCCCTTTTCTCTCTGGTGTATGGACAGAGGTACATTTCCCAATCTGTTCTGTGACATCCTTATTGGTTTTTCTTTTGAAGGTGACTCCACTTTTTCTAGTTGAACTGAAGTTAGATATTACAAAGATAGATATTACTGGGGcccagaaacatttattaaattgtcCAAGATGGTAACATAGATCAAGTGGTAAAGCTTTGTTTCAAACCCAGAGTCTCTGAATCCTAAATCTGACACTTTTTCAATATTCTTGCAAACATAGGAAAATATTTGTCCCAAATGATTGTGTTCTCccttttaaaagtagaaattctGGTTCCATATCTATTAGGGGTCATCAAAATTCTTCCCCTGACAGTTTTTAGGAACTGTTTATTCAGCCTTAAACTGAACTTGCTTGGGCTCAGTCTTTCTCCAAGAAGTAGAAGATTGAACATGTGAATTGTTACTTTTAAGAGAAGTTATCTGCCCACATTTCTGAAGACCCACCTGGTTTCAGCAGATCGCTAGAACTCAAGTGCTTGccttcttctccagttcatgtgGGGTCTAACTTAAAACATCAAAATCTTTCCTACCCAAATAGGTGTAATGCAGAGAGTGAAGAGGACAGAAAGGTCATCTCTCTGCAGCTGGATCAAGATCACCATGCCTTGTATGTGGCCTTCTCCAGCTGCATTATTAGAATTCCTCTCAGTCGCTGCGAGCGTTATGGGTCGTGTAAAAAGTaagctgattttctttttttctccttaacctggaaGCTGCTCACATGGAGACTTTTGGGTAAGGAAAGAACCCAAGTTACCTGCTATTCTCATTTTTCATACAGATCTTGCATTGCTTCTCGGGACCCTTACTGTGGCTGGCTAAGCCAGGGAGCCTGTGGCCGAGTGAAACCTGGGATGCTGTAAGTGCCCATTGTCACATTAGGCAAAATTTCAGTTGTTCCATTGGATGGTGTGTCGTCTTAAGGCCCTTAATTCTAGCAAAGTTCTAAGAATTTGTTTTTTACTCTTATTGAGCATGGACATAAACACAAGGACAGGAAAAAGCACAGCCAGAAAAGGGATATATATGGGTGGAGGAGGAAAAACTGAATAACTGTTCCATTATCCTAAGCATCCTCATTAATATGTTATTCAGCATATACATTCATCGTAGTAAGGGGATATTTGTAGGTGATATtgtttgctgctgctgcttttttttttttttttgaacttccCCTATCCTTTATTTGCTAACCAGTTTTATGTTCTTGGTCCTGCTTTGCTTGTCACTTGTATTCCTATGAAGGTTGTTAACTGAGGACTTCTTTGCTTCCCATAACCACAGTGCTGGAGGATATGAGCAAGACACAGAATATGGCAACACAGCACAACTTGGGGACTGCCATGGTAAGACGAGATCACTTGGGCCTCTTGCACAGCTCTCGATGGCCACATTCGCATGTGGACATTACTTGatgattgactttttaaaaaggacaCTGTTCACCTTACCACCTAGCATTTAACTTAAAACTTCGCAAAAGCCAAGTTATTTGGTCTTGGGGATTCAATaaggaagttttccttttttttttttttttttcttttttcttttccctcttcaccTCTTAAAACTGCTTAGGAAATCTACAGAAAAGTGTTGgaataggtttttttgttttttgtttttgttttttgaattggCAGTTTTTTAGTTTGACTTTTTTTAGTTACAtagaatttataaatttttgctttcttttggttACTTTGCACTGATTACTTGTTCCTTTAATTCTTTTAGAAATTTTGCCTACTTCAACTACACCAGATTACAAAATATTTGGCGGTCCAACATCtggttagttttttttaattttttggattaatgactttttctttccttcagttcAGCATTTTCagtccctctttctccccccttttgCGCAGTTTGGCAGCCCTTCATTTTTGTGCTTTGACTCATAATCCCACTAATGGTAGTGAGAGACTTTTTGTCTTTCTGGACACATCACCTCTGTGTAGCCGCATGTTAACAGTTTATCATTTTCCAAgacaaatcctttaaaaaaagaaaatttttttaaagatgcctTAATTAACATAGACTGCATCTCAGCTGCACGCAAGTCAATctagcttttttcccccttctcctgcATTGTGAATGCTTCACTTGGCCATCTATGCCCAATGGATGGCAGATTTCATTgtcttccccccacctctctctTCACCTTTAAGACTTATAAAACAAATACGCATTTGCTAAAATGTGTATTTACAAGTTTTAGAAATGTTACAGAGTGTTTTGTGATCACAGAAATCATCAGGCCTTTTAGCCTGATGAGGGCTTTAGTTAATGGATTACAGAAACAAGCCCTGATATGCTATGATATCAGTGGGCTGTTTCCACACTTGCATTTGTGTCTTGTCACAGTGGATTGACCTGGACCATTTGCATCCATCTGAAATGTAATCCTTGAGGTCTTTACGTAAAAGAATTTtgagcttttattttgttttgttttctaaactTCCAGAAAATCCACTTAGCTGCTTTCTGTTCTAGGCATGCTAAAACATTCAATGGTTTTTGTTCCGACTGGCACTTCTAAAACTCCCTGGCATCTTCATTTCTCAGAGTAAAGGGTGGCAAACTTGATCCAGGAAGGCATGTTTTATAGGGAAGCAGTCATTGTTTTGCTTGttgattccatttctttttgcatGAAACTCAACTCTCCTGAAGATATTTCTGCAAGGATTTGGGGGAAACTTTGAGAAAGTGCATCCAGCACTTCCAGTTTCAGGGTTCTACCACAGACCATGATCTCTCTGGAGGGAGGGGTGaatgatctgtaaaatgagaattttcatATCTAACAAGAGCATAATCAGAACTTACAGgtggggccagctaggtggtgcagtggatagagcaccagcctgacgtcaggaggacctgagttcaaatgtgacctcagacacttaacacttcctgcctgcatgacctgagcaagtcatttaaccccagttgcctcaggggaaaaaaaaaagaacttatggATATTCTTCATTTCCTGggtcaaaaatctatttttcaaatGTACCTGATCAGCTATTTTCTAAGCAGATTATTAAGCTTATTGCTCAGAATATACATTAGGCTTTCCTAAATCCATGTATGTGGCAcataatatgcatttaaaaactttctatgaatatgcttttaaaaaaaacaggagGAAATTAAATAGCTTTctaaagggaaggaaatagaaactaaataggactatgatttttttttcccctctcccggGATAACATGAATGGCCATGGGGTATTCAATGGGAACTTcctgtgtttgtttattttttgaaacCTGTTTAATGTTGtttcataaatacttttttatttttgttcttccctTGGAAGGGAAGGGATTCAGCTTAGTTTCCTCAGATGTGTTTGTGTGAAGAGCTGGAAGAAGCTTTTTTTCAATATCCCTTCTAATATGTTAAGAAATGCCACAGACTAGTGAGGGGGGAAGAACATTCCTCTTTCCCCTGTACACACACATTAATAAAAATCTGTTTGCCACCACAGACATGGAGGTATCCTCATCTTCTGTTACCACAATGGCAAGTATCCCAGAAATAACACCCAAAGTGATTGATTCCTGGAAACCTAAACTGACGAGCTCCCGGAAATTTGTAGTTCAAGATGAACCAAACACTTCTGATTTTACTGATCCTTTATCAGGTATCCCAAAGGGTAAGGCCTTACCAGGGAATACATTACAAACTGAGTGGAAACCTGACATTTGAAGGCTCCAAGTGCAGAAACAATTTCTGAGAGTGCCTTAATTCCTTTTACTTTTATGGCTTTTTAGAAGTGACACTGGGAAAGTTTTATGTATCGTTGCTTGCGTGGCTTTTCCTCTCAGGCCCTTGTGTCTCCTTAGGTTAAGTCTAAATGTGTCCTTTAACAGATCTTTCATCTGTGGACAATTCATAAAGAGAAGACTGATAAAAAAATAGCCATGAAAGTGATCCTGATATGATAGATGTCTCTCAGAAGGAACTAATAGTCTGAGAGAGATTGGGCAAGAAATTGGAGGGCCCTTTAAGCAACACCAGAAAACAGTGTTTGCTACTTGGTGCCCTCCAAATTAAGGACAGTTAAAGTGTCCAGCAGCCCAgacttttgctccaattttttgTCATGcacacatactcatacacatGCATGTCCACATGTTTTTATCTTTGCTGATGATATTCctatttattaatgatttatagaaataaaaatatttgtgtgtatatacatacacacatatatgtaatacatacaaTACCTATATATGCGCACATATTTTTTCTTGCTTATGATAACCATACTAGTTAATGCTTTatagaactatatatatacatatacatttacttatttaaatatataaaacattttatatattaaattatataaaaataaatttaatatataatataattaagtatataatataaattaaataaataatacaaaatattaaagtgaatgaataaatatataggtatctgtatatatatctatatttgtttttataaaacattAACTGGTATGGGtataataaacaacaaaaaatagcaaCCATTTTTCCAcatctgtcatttttattaaagaaataataaaaaaaatgtttgctgGATCTTTTTACTGAATaaattgtactggaaaaaaaaatacacactgTACTATTTATCTAACACGATATCAGGTTTCcaaacagtttttattttttgtcagtgCATTGTCATTTATGATTTCTATTTGTTGATTTGggattttatgtttctttttattctgtcattcataagtttctttttcttttttctagtttctttttttttcttttgttttagtaatcttttcatccttccttctctctgagtCTTACACAATGCCACTGAAAACTATAATAACCCTGAACATTGACCCCTAAACTAATATTCAAAGGCCTTGGCAACTaaccaaaagcaaacaaacctCAAAATCTTACTCTTATTTTCACCCACTCTGGGATAGTTGTGTCTATTGCATGTAACAGAGCTAGGTTCCTCCTTAAACTAACATTGTTTTGACTGTGGGATGTCTGTGGTTACATTAAAAATTCCAACAATTACCAACTAATCCACTCTTCTCCTAGGTCTAAGTTAAATCTCTCttcaaaatttttgtattttgttgccTCACTAGTATATTTCACTAGACTCTGTGGATTTTATAATGCAATTTAAGAGTATTCCTCAggcaggaagggaaagaagaaataactgTAGCAAACGCACTCGGGGAAACTAGTGACTCACAGCTACCCAGTGAATGCTTCTAGTATATGAACAAAATAGGTGCAATggtattaaaacaaaattctaaCAAATTGTCAAGATTCTGTTAGCATGGTGTGTACATTTATGTTACTTCATACATTGTTTTTCATAATACCAGCTGCCCTTGCTATGGATTTGTGGGTTAGCAAGAAAGACAGAAGACAAATCCCTTTGCAATTGACGAATTGCCTCGCTAGACAATAAGACACCTTCTCACCCCAATTTTCTGGCAGAAATCGTAAAGTTACTAAGAGTATCTAAACTGCTTATGCTATAAATAGTGAGGTGTTGAAGACTGGTAAACAGACAAGCACTCAGTCGTTAAGGAAGCCTGGTAACTAAGGGCAGGCAGGGATGTGTAATTCTGATAGCAGCCCTTTCAGCTGCCAGCATCCTTTCACCTGGGAATTCCATAGCCAGGTTGCGAGAGCTGTCCCTCCAAACCAAGCTTGTTAGCCCTCGGGAACATGTACGATAATGACGCTTTTTCAAAGCTGTCTGCTGGAGAAGTGACTaagccccttcccttctctcctacgTGTGTATTACAGGTGTCAGGTGGGAGGTACAATCTGGAGACTCCAACCAGATGGTACACATGAACGTTCTCATCACGTGCGTCTTCGCGGCTTTTGTTCTGGGGGCCTTCATCGCTGGCGTGGCGGTTTACTGTTACCGTGACTTGTTTGTTCGGAAGTCCAGGAAGATCCACAAGGACGCCGAGTCTGCCCAGTCCTGCACGGACTCCAGCGGCAGCTTTGCCAAACTGAACGGTCTGTTCGATAGCCCTGTCAAAGAGTATCAGCAGAACATTGATTCTCCCAAACTGTACACCAACCTCCTGACCAGCCGTAAAGAGCTCCCGCCCAACGGAGATACGAAGTCCATGATCATGGATCACCGCGGGCAGCCCCCGGAGCTAGCTGCCCTTCCCACCCCCGAGTCCACCCCCGTCCTTCAGCAGAAGACCCTGCAGTCCATGAAAAGCCAGGCTGAGAAGGCGCATGGTGCTTCAAGGAAAGACGCCcctcaatttttcccttccagCCCCCCACCCCACTCTCCACTGAGTCACGGGCACATTCCCAGTGCCATTGTTCTTCCAAACGCTACCCACGACTACAACACATCTTTCTCAAATTCTAATGCTCATAAAGCTGAGAAAAAGCTTCAGAATATCGACCACCCTCTAACCAAATCCAGCAAAAGAGATCACCGGCGTTCTGTTGATTCCAGAAACACTTTCAATGATCTCTTGAAACACCTTAGTGACCCGAGCAGTAACCCCAAAGCCATCATGGGAGATATTCAGATGGCTCACCAGACCCTAATGCTGGATCCAATGGGAAACATGTCCGAGGTCCCACCTAAGGTCCCCAACCGGGAAGCATCATTGTATTCTCCTCCGTCTACTCTCCCGAGGAACAGCCCCACAAAGCGGGTGGATGTGCCCACCGCCCCCGGGGTCCCCATGACCTCTCTGGAAAGACAAAGGGGCTATCATAAAAACTCCTCCCAGAGGCACTCCATCTCCGCTATGCCTAAAAACTTAAACTCACCCAATGGTGTTTTGTTATCGAGACAGCCTAGTATTAGTCGTGGAGCTTACGTGCCTGCCGCAGGAGGCACAAAGATGGACTACATGCAGGGGACGCCGGTCAGCGTTCACCTGCAGCCTTCCCTTTCTAGACAGAGCAGTTATACCAGTAACGGCACCCTCCCGCGAACGGGAATAAAGAGGACCCCATCCTTAAAACCCGACGTGCCCCCCAAACCCTCGTTCGTCCCTCAGACCCCGTCAGTCAGACCGCTGAACAAATACACCTACTAAGACTGGTGCGTCCTGCTCCTGGGTGTTTTAGCCTGTGCCGGTTGTAAAGGTGACGTGGGAGGTGGGGACCTTAAGACAAGAGACTCACTTGTATTTAAAGAGAACCAAGTGGCCAAAGAAACTGCTTGACTTTGGCAACATCCGAACTTGCCACATGTAGCTACTGCAAGGCTTCCAAGTACTtgctgaaaacaaacaaacaaaaaaacaaaggaaggtgCTGGtcattccatttcttttgtttgaaGTTAAGGAGGTGTAGCAACGGGGCTACTGGACGGttataaataaatagcaaatacAGTACTCAGAAGAATCTGTAAGCAAATACTTGAAAATGGGTTCATTTTAGACTGCCGTGTTGTGTGGTCTTCCCATTAAATGtgaacatttaatatgtatgcatTCACCT
The DNA window shown above is from Sminthopsis crassicaudata isolate SCR6 chromosome 2, ASM4859323v1, whole genome shotgun sequence and carries:
- the SEMA6D gene encoding semaphorin-6D isoform X4, coding for MLKIRDTLYIAGRDQVYTVNLNEIPKAEVIPSKKLTWRSRQQDRENCAMKGKHKDECHNFIKVFVPRNDEMVFVCGTNAFNPMCRYYRLNTLEYDGEEISGLARCPFDARQTNVALFADGKLYSATVADFLASDAVIYRSMGDGSALRTIKYDSKWIKEPHFLHAIEYGNYVYFFFREIAVEHNNLGKAVYSRVARICKNDMGGSQRVLEKHWTSFLKARLNCSVPGDSFFYFDVLQSITDIIQINGIPTVVGVFTTQLNSIPGSAVCAFSMDDIEKVFKGRFKEQKTPDSVWTAVPEDKVPKPRPGCCAKHGLAEAYKTSIDFPDETLSFIKSHPLMDSAVPSIIEEPWFTKTRVRYRLTSIAVDHSAGPHQNYTVIFLGSEAGVVLKILAKTSPFSLNDSVLLEEIDAFNHAKCNAESEEDRKVISLQLDQDHHALYVAFSSCIIRIPLSRCERYGSCKKSCIASRDPYCGWLSQGACGRVKPGMLLLTEDFFASHNHSAGGYEQDTEYGNTAQLGDCHDMEVSSSSVTTMASIPEITPKVIDSWKPKLTSSRKFVVQDEPNTSDFTDPLSGIPKGVRWEVQSGDSNQMVHMNVLITCVFAAFVLGAFIAGVAVYCYRDLFVRKSRKIHKDAESAQSCTDSSGSFAKLNGLFDSPVKEYQQNIDSPKLYTNLLTSRKELPPNGDTKSMIMDHRGQPPELAALPTPESTPVLQQKTLQSMKSQAEKAHGASRKDAPQFFPSSPPPHSPLSHGHIPSAIVLPNATHDYNTSFSNSNAHKAEKKLQNIDHPLTKSSKRDHRRSVDSRNTFNDLLKHLSDPSSNPKAIMGDIQMAHQTLMLDPMGNMSEVPPKVPNREASLYSPPSTLPRNSPTKRVDVPTAPGVPMTSLERQRGYHKNSSQRHSISAMPKNLNSPNGVLLSRQPSISRGAYVPAAGGTKMDYMQGTPVSVHLQPSLSRQSSYTSNGTLPRTGIKRTPSLKPDVPPKPSFVPQTPSVRPLNKYTY
- the SEMA6D gene encoding semaphorin-6D isoform X2 — translated: MLKIRDTLYIAGRDQVYTVNLNEIPKAEVIPSKKLTWRSRQQDRENCAMKGKHKDECHNFIKVFVPRNDEMVFVCGTNAFNPMCRYYRLNTLEYDGEEISGLARCPFDARQTNVALFADGKLYSATVADFLASDAVIYRSMGDGSALRTIKYDSKWIKEPHFLHAIEYGNYVYFFFREIAVEHNNLGKAVYSRVARICKNDMGGSQRVLEKHWTSFLKARLNCSVPGDSFFYFDVLQSITDIIQINGIPTVVGVFTTQLNSIPGSAVCAFSMDDIEKVFKGRFKEQKTPDSVWTAVPEDKVPKPRPGCCAKHGLAEAYKTSIDFPDETLSFIKSHPLMDSAVPSIIEEPWFTKTRVRYRLTSIAVDHSAGPHQNYTVIFLGSEAGVVLKILAKTSPFSLNDSVLLEEIDAFNHAKCNAESEEDRKVISLQLDQDHHALYVAFSSCIIRIPLSRCERYGSCKKSCIASRDPYCGWLSQGACGRVKPGMLLLTEDFFASHNHSAGGYEQDTEYGNTAQLGDCHEILPTSTTPDYKIFGGPTSDMEVSSSSVTTMASIPEITPKVIDSWKPKLTSSRKFVVQDEPNTSDFTDPLSGVRWEVQSGDSNQMVHMNVLITCVFAAFVLGAFIAGVAVYCYRDLFVRKSRKIHKDAESAQSCTDSSGSFAKLNGLFDSPVKEYQQNIDSPKLYTNLLTSRKELPPNGDTKSMIMDHRGQPPELAALPTPESTPVLQQKTLQSMKSQAEKAHGASRKDAPQFFPSSPPPHSPLSHGHIPSAIVLPNATHDYNTSFSNSNAHKAEKKLQNIDHPLTKSSKRDHRRSVDSRNTFNDLLKHLSDPSSNPKAIMGDIQMAHQTLMLDPMGNMSEVPPKVPNREASLYSPPSTLPRNSPTKRVDVPTAPGVPMTSLERQRGYHKNSSQRHSISAMPKNLNSPNGVLLSRQPSISRGAYVPAAGGTKMDYMQGTPVSVHLQPSLSRQSSYTSNGTLPRTGIKRTPSLKPDVPPKPSFVPQTPSVRPLNKYTY
- the SEMA6D gene encoding semaphorin-6D isoform X6 translates to MLKIRDTLYIAGRDQVYTVNLNEIPKAEVIPSKKLTWRSRQQDRENCAMKGKHKDECHNFIKVFVPRNDEMVFVCGTNAFNPMCRYYRLNTLEYDGEEISGLARCPFDARQTNVALFADGKLYSATVADFLASDAVIYRSMGDGSALRTIKYDSKWIKEPHFLHAIEYGNYVYFFFREIAVEHNNLGKAVYSRVARICKNDMGGSQRVLEKHWTSFLKARLNCSVPGDSFFYFDVLQSITDIIQINGIPTVVGVFTTQLNSIPGSAVCAFSMDDIEKVFKGRFKEQKTPDSVWTAVPEDKVPKPRPGCCAKHGLAEAYKTSIDFPDETLSFIKSHPLMDSAVPSIIEEPWFTKTRVRYRLTSIAVDHSAGPHQNYTVIFLGSEAGVVLKILAKTSPFSLNDSVLLEEIDAFNHAKCNAESEEDRKVISLQLDQDHHALYVAFSSCIIRIPLSRCERYGSCKKSCIASRDPYCGWLSQGACGRVKPGMLLLTEDFFASHNHSAGGYEQDTEYGNTAQLGDCHEILPTSTTPDYKIFGGPTSGVRWEVQSGDSNQMVHMNVLITCVFAAFVLGAFIAGVAVYCYRDLFVRKSRKIHKDAESAQSCTDSSGSFAKLNGLFDSPVKEYQQNIDSPKLYTNLLTSRKELPPNGDTKSMIMDHRGQPPELAALPTPESTPVLQQKTLQSMKSQAEKAHGASRKDAPQFFPSSPPPHSPLSHGHIPSAIVLPNATHDYNTSFSNSNAHKAEKKLQNIDHPLTKSSKRDHRRSVDSRNTFNDLLKHLSDPSSNPKAIMGDIQMAHQTLMLDPMGNMSEVPPKVPNREASLYSPPSTLPRNSPTKRVDVPTAPGVPMTSLERQRGYHKNSSQRHSISAMPKNLNSPNGVLLSRQPSISRGAYVPAAGGTKMDYMQGTPVSVHLQPSLSRQSSYTSNGTLPRTGIKRTPSLKPDVPPKPSFVPQTPSVRPLNKYTY